The genomic stretch GTTACGATGATGACCGCTATGAGTATCGGGAAGGGCGTGAGCACCACGATGACGATCGCTACGAATATCGCGAAGGCAGCGAACGACATGATGACGACCGCTATGAATATCGCGGAGCTAGGGAACGATACAGTGATGACCGGAATGAGTATCGCGGCGGACACGACAGCTATGAGTACCGCAGCGATGATGACCGCTACGAGCATAGACGCTATGCCTACGACGATTAACTTTCGAAAAAATTATAAATAAAAATAAATTGATTTAACCACAGTAACAGACGGAGGCTCACCCCATGAAAAAGACAGCAGTAGCCCTGATCGGATGTTTTTTTGCAGCAGCATTTTTTGCAACAGCTCATAGTAGTGAACATGAATACCGTTACGATGACGACCGCTATGAGTATCGGGAAGGGCGGGAGCACCACGATGACGATCGCTACGAATATCGCGAAGGCAGCGAACGACATGATGACGACCGCTATGAATATCGCGGAGCCAGGGAACGATACAGTGATGGCCGGAATGAGTATCGCGGCGGACACGACAGCTATGAGTACCGTGAGCGCTACGATGATGACCGCTATGAGCATAGACGCTATGCCTACGATGATTAAGCTTTGGAAGGTAAAAAGATAACAGAAAGAACACAGCACCCATCCCTCTCTTCGTATCCCCCTCCTTTTGTAGCCGGGGCGGCGTCCATTATGTCGCTCCGGCTCCCCCCTCGCAAAACCAAGCCCAACAGCATGTATTATTTTACACCAGCGTGATACCTAGGTGATACATAGTTTAAGTATCCCCTAAGGTACCTGTACCCCGCATCACTCCGCCTTTAAATTTTGCCCCTTGAGATCGATCAATCCATATGGCCGCCTACATAGCCAGTGACTCGGCTCTCTAGTCTTGCTGTCCATTTTGGACGCCCAAAGGGCCGTCGTCCAGAGATAGGTAAAAAAAGGCAATTAAGATATCCGCAGATTCATCATGATGATGATGGCACTTTCAATTATCTTAACTGCCTTAATGTACAAAAGAACACAATATTGTATCTCCCGTCAAGCTCTCACCCTACCAACAGTCTAATATAACGACATTTTCCACGAACAAATGAACTATTTTCCTTTGTCTCGCAATCAAAAACGAGCTAGCTCATTATTTCCCTTTGAATCTAGGGTTCAACCCCACCACCCCCGCACTGCGCGGCCTTCTTTTTCCTTGTGATACCGGCATGAGCACCGTGGACCTCCGGCGTGAGAGGCCGTAAAAAAGGAAGGCGATTAACAAAAAACGCCCCTGGAGGTAAATCATTGTGTCCCGGCTCTGTTAATTGTCTTTAATTACAACCCAATACCACAAAGTGGTTTCAGGGGAACTTCTTTTCCTTGAAAGTACAAATGGTTACAAAACACACACTCTTCGCATGTAGTGTGGAAAAAGTACCCGCAGCAGGCCTTGAACGTACTATCCATTTATCTCTGGGTGAAAAATATCTCTCAAAACAAAATTCATACTAACGACTTGTTGTCAAAGTGAAAAGATGATATTTTTATCCAGTCCGTTACCGAAGATGTACCGCCTTGAAACGATCATCCGTTTTCAGGAACAGATTATGCTTTGATTATAGGTATGACTACCTGAATAAATCATTGAAAATTATGAATTCGGAAAAATTAAACTGTTGGGAGTTCAAGGAATGCGGCAGGGAGCCGAACGGAAAGAATGTTTCCGAGCACGGAGTCTGCCCGGTTGCTGTCGAATCCCGCCTGGACGGTGTTCATGGCGGCAGGAACGGCGGTCGCTGCTGCTGGCTCGTTAAATATTATCTTCTCAAAAACAATATATTTGATGAGTGTTCATGTGGTTTCCCCAAATGCCTTAAATGTGATTTTTACTGTATGGTCAAGAGTTCAACAAAATTACTTGTTGCAGCATAGCTACATATTTCTTTAAATAGAGATAATATAGCCCTGATTTGCAGAACTGCAAAATAAAGACCGTTATGCATACAGCACTCAGACTCTGACCAAGAGTTACTCTCTTGTCAAAGAGATTGTCCGTATAAAAAAATGGAGCAACGTTATGCTGGAAATGTTTTTTTTTCACAGCGGAAATCCCGTTTTAGTATCATATCGGAAAGTCACAGATGTGGTTGAGGCAATGCAAGAAAAATTTGGCGACCAGCTTGATCTGAAAATTTATAAAACCGACTCGGAAATGGCGAGGGCCTTTGGTTGCAGAGGCTCGACCGCCGTATTTGTGAACCGTAAAATGGTTGCCCCTGAGGTTGCTACTTCCAAAGAAAAGATGGAAAATTATCTAAACGAAATTTTGTCTTCTTGATCCCGTAACACCTGTCTGCACTCTGCAATACAGGCTTAACGCAACGACTCATACCATGAAGAGGATATTCTCTGTTGATAGGGCATAAAAAAAGGTCGCCAACTAACGCTAGGAACCCTTTTCTTTTATGGGCAGTTACAGGTCGCGTGCGAAGCGTATGACGCTAATCCGCAACTACTGCCCTTTTTCATTTTTCCACGTACACCCTGCCTTCGCCGCTTTTTCTCCCATCAATTTCGTTTGACAGCTGCGTAACGTCTCTTTTTTTCAAAGGAGATAATATTTCTTTCTGGTTAATCTTCCGTTAACCTTCCCTCTGTTAGTATAAAATCATAAACAAGAAACAGATTGCTTTACCCATTGTAACAGACGGAGGTTCTCCCATGAAGAAGACAGCAATAGCCCTGATCGGATGTTTTTTTGCAGCAGCATTTTTTGGAACAGCTCACAGCAGCGAACATGAATACCGTTACGATAATGACCGCTATGAGTATCGAGAAGGGCGTGAAAGCCACGATGACGATCGCTACGAGTATCGAGAAGGGCGTGAGCACCATGATGACGACCGCTATGAATATCGCGGCAGCAACGAGCGATACAGCAATGACCGGAATGAGTATCGCGGCGGACACGAAAGCTATGAGTACCGTGGCGATGATGACCGCTATGAGCACAGACGCTATGCGTACGATAATTAAGACACGAAAGGTAGCAAGATAACCGACAAAACAACGCACCCATTCTTCTTGTCATTCTTCCTCTCTTCCTTTCTTTCGTAGCCGGGGCAACCATTATGGTTGCCCCGGCTTTTTCTTTTTTCTCTCCTTGTACAAGCAACGCCGCCGCCTCCTACTGCTGCTCAGAAAGAAAAATACGGCCTCGCCAGAAGAATTACTGGAAACGACTCTGAAATCACTGCGCGGTCTGATTTTGACCTGCCCCTGATTTACAAATCTAGTATCAAGACAGGGAAAATTTACCTCTTACACATTCACACAAAGCGGGTACGAAAAAGAGTATTCTTTGGTTTGCAAAACTATAGCAAACTACTTTTCAATAATATTACAATACGATACATAACATCCTGTGTCTCTTGCAACAGGAGCAACAAATCAGCAATAGCCTATGTCTATTTGTAGCAGGTGCTATAAATAAGCATAAGCTACTGAAAATAATAAAACTTTTTATTTACAGACCAACTTCAATGTAGTAAAAAAAACTACTAAATAACTTAAAACCTAACCCAAAAGGTCAAAAGCAACAGCAGAAGACACAGAAAACAGGCTTCAGCTAAAATTCCATCAACTTTTAAAACTTATCCAAGGTAAACACTATGGGCATTAAACCAGGGCCAAAACCCAAAAAAAAATCAGGCGGACCAGACAAAAGACGACGAGTTAACCCGGAAAACAAAAGTAAACATAAACAGTTAAAAATTCATAAACACGAAAAAGGAGATTAAAGCTCATAATAATGTCGCATAACATGTGATTATGTGAAATAATCAAAATAAAAAAAGGGTCGCCAGCTTATTCGCTAGCGACCCTTTTCTTATTTCCAGCCTTTGACTTCAGCAATCTTTAATCAACCGACTCACGTACTTTTCCACCAAGAAATTCTTCCTTCCTGTGTGAAGCGTGTCCCGGATGCGCAACGATACAGCCCTGTCACGTTGCTGGAGTGCGTCTTTATTCTTACACTTGTAATCTTTTTTGAGCTGGCATGCCTGTAATTTTCAGACGACTATCTTATGCAATGACCAGTAATTTTATCAAATTTCAAGGAGATGAGTTACAGTAGCTTAATAAATGAACTTCGAGAGATACAGCAGAGACACCTGAACAAGAACGAAAAATAAATTCAGGTTATTGAAATAACTAAAAAAGAAGTGGTCGGGGCGGTAGGATTCGAACCTACGACCTCCTGCTCCCAAGGCAGGCACGCTAACCAGGCTGCGCTACGCCCCGACGACGTAATGAATTACGCTTTTCTATATACAAGATTTTCATCTCCTACGCAAGCTTTTTTAATGCACCGTTCTTTTTTACTTGACCCCACCTCCTATTATATGCTATAAAAGCTCTCATTGACGTGAGCAAAGAAAACCTGTTCCTCGGTAGCTCAGTTGGTAGAGCGGGTGGCTGTTAACCACCTTGTCGGCGGTTCGAGTCCGTCCCGAGGAGCCATAGATATGAAAAGCCTGAAGGAGAAATCCTTCGGGCTTTTTTTGTTTGGTGGTGATGGGGATCACCAGTCAGTGGGATTTCTGATTGAGAATATTCAGATGCTCTTACAGCTCATACTTACCGCTATACCCCCGGGGAGTGATCATTTTTTCATTCCAGATATAGGTTTGGGAGTTGCCGATCATTACGGTGGACTGCATGCCGATCTCGCAGGAGAGCATGTCTGCAAGCGTAGTGAGGGTGATGGTTTCATTGTCACGGGTGGCAGCGGTAACAATGCCCACCGGGGTTTTGGGATCACGGTATTTGAGGAATATTTCCTGGGCAATCTTGATCTGTTCGGTCCGTTTTTTTGATTTGGGATTATAGATCGCCACCACAAAATCGGCACTGGCTACCGCCTCCAGCCGTTTTTTGATCAGCTCAAGGGGAGTGAGCAAATCAGAGAGGGAGACGGCTGCAAAATCATGCATGAGCGGGGCGCCAAGCCGGGCCGCACAGCCATTGACTGCGGCAATACCGGGAATGATCTCGATATTGCAGTCACTATCATGTTCTTCGGCCATCTCAAAAACGAGTCCAGCCATAGCATAGATGCCCGGATCACCGCCACAAACCAGTGCTACCTTTTGACCGTTCCGGGCTAATTCCAGCGATTTACGGCAGCGGTCCACCTCTTTCATCATCTGGGAGGCCAGCACCTCTTTTCCTTCCAAGTAACCAGGAATAAGATCAAGATAGGTCTTATAACCGACGATGATATCGGCCTTTTTCAGCGCCTCGCCAGCGGCGGGGGTCATATGTTTCAGTGATCCTGGGCCTGTACCAACAACGTAAAGGGTGCCTCGGTTACTGCCATTGTTATGTTTCGCCTTATGTTCTGCCATTTTTGTTTCCTGCTGAGCAGTAGAGTTGTACCAGCACTGAGCAGGGCGCAGGGTTCGGCCACGCCGATGGCCCCCCACAGCCTTGAGTGCTGCATGAGAAGTTTCAATATTGGTAACGCCGTTAATCTCTTTTTTGCTGAAAAAATCTATGTGCCATTGATGGTGCCGGACAAAGGACAGCAAGCCTTCTTTGCCATCTTCATGATGGAGAGGAACCTTCCCGGAAACCATGACTGAAATGTTTGTCATACAACTTGGATAATACCGGTGGCGGTGCCTGAGCAAGGACCTTGCCCACGGCAATGATTGCGGTTTTGGTGATGCTGGCCTCCTTGACTTGCCCGGCAATATCGGCCAGGGTGCCACGCAGTTGCCGTTCGTCCGGCCAACTGACTTTCTCCACTACACAGACCGGGGTCTCAGCAGGATAACCACCGGCCCGCAGATCCTGCACCACATCCTCAATCATATTGATACTTAATAAAATCAACATGGTTGCTTGATGGCGGGCCAGACTGACCAGGTCTTCTTTTTCCGGCATCGGTGTCCGACCGGCTCTCCGGGTGACAATAATGGTTTGGGATATCTCCGGCAGGGTGAGCTGGGTAGCAAGGCTTGCAGCCGTTGCTGTGGTGGAGCTTACGCCGGGAATAACCCGGAAAGGAATTCCTTCTTTGACCAATTCGGCAATCTGTTCGTTGATAGCCCCATAAATGGCTGGATCTCCGGTGTGGAGGCGTACCACCTTTTTACCAGCTTTATAGGCTGGAATCATCAAGGCCAGTACCTCATCCAGATGTAAGCCTGCCGAGTTATGGATTTCCCCTTTCAGATTTTGGACAAGTACTTTTGGAACCAAGCTGCCGGTGTAGATCACCAGGTCAGCCTCAGCAAGTAACCGTTGTCCTTTAACGGTGATCAGTTCTGGGTCACCCGGACCTGCTCCGACAAAATGTATAGAGTTTTTCTGGCTCATGACTTCCTCACAATCATCGTCGAAAAATAATGAAGTTTCTCGCCCATGGCGGCCTTCAGGTCTCGTCGCACCCGTTGATCGGTCATGCTGGTTCGTTCAACCAGTACCGCCTTATCTAGGAGATCCAGTTCCTCCAAAAGGGGAACCAGCCGGTCCATGGACTTATGCACCTTCATGAAGACCACCGCGTCAAATTGGATCAAAATTTCTCGAATCTTTGTACTTTCAAAGATTGCCGGGATCACCGCCAGCTGATCGTCGCCCAGACAAAGGGGCATCCCGGCTGCAGCCGAAGTGGCACCAATGGCGGAAATGCCCGGCACGATCTCAACAACGGCCTGGGGGTTTTGCTCAAGTAAGGTCTGGCAGACATAGAAGCCGGTGGAGTAGACGGCTGGATCTCCCAGAGTAGGCATGGCCACATCGCGGCCAGCCTTGAGCTCGGTCGTAATCAGGGCTACGACTTGCTCCCAGGCCTCTTTGACCTCCGGGTCTGGGGTCTCTCCCATGTGGACCTTTTTCATCGGAAAGTGGTGAGTAAGGATTTCTTTGCCTGCCACGCTTACTGCTCCGGAAGCGATGGCAAGGGCGGTGCTTTCGCCGTTTTTTCGTGCCGCCGGAGTAAGCCAGACCTGGCATTTTTCAAGTGTTCGCGCTGCCCTTAACGTCAGAAGTTCCGGGTCACCCGGCCCTACTCCAATCACATAAAATGTTCCTTTCATCGACTTCCCGTTATGTTATGTATTTGATTAAACGCGACAGGATCGTCACCGGCATCGGTGGTATATCCGCTTTGCAATCGCTTCGTAATCGTTTGGTCATCCGTTTTGACCCTACGCTTCTTTTGCCAAGTGGATGAGGGCGTTACAGATTGCTGCGGCCACCGGACTCCCCCCCTTACGGCCGAGACTGGTGATGAAGGGATACTCTTTTTCGGCCAGCAAGGCCTTTGATTCAGCGGCATTGACAAAGCCAACCGGCACACCGATGACTAAGGGACGTGCCTCCGGGGTCATATCCGCCAGCAGTTCCATGGCCTTTAACAGGGCGGTGGGGGCGTTACCGATGGCAATAATGCCGACCCCGGCTTCTATTCCCTTTTCGATGGCCACTTCTGAACGGGTCCTGGTGGACTCTTTGGCGATTCTGGCGACTTCCTCATCAGCGACAAGGCAGCTGACTGAGCCGCCGAAAGAGACCAGCATTCCCTTGCTTATCCCGGCTGCCACCATGTTGACATCGGTGAGGATATTTTCCCCGGCCCTAATGACCTCCATCGCCCGGCTGAGGGCCTGGGACTGAAAGCGGAGATTCTCGGCAAAATTAAAATCACCGGTGGCATGGATCACCCGCTGGACCACCTTGAAGGTGGCAGAGTCAAAATTATGGTCACCGATTTCTTTGGCAATAATCCGAAAGCTCTCTGCTTCAATCTCGGTTGGAGCTATGTTTTGAATAGTTACTGACATTTTTTTCACCTCACCTCTAGCAAGTTTTGATAAACTCCTGCGCCATCAGGGGAGTAAAGCGGAGGCGCAGGCACCGGTACCCATCCGGAGCATGCCAAAAAAAAGGCAAAAAAAATCCCCGGACCAAATATATTGATCCGAGGAGTCCCAGTTTTCCCACGAATTGTCCGATTATCCTTGTCCACGAGATAACCGTTTAAATTTTCAGACAGGTCTTCTGACTCTCGGTTCGTCCTACTTGCTGCGCCTTCCCGCATGAAATATGCAGTGACATTTATGCAGCGTTCGTCCCCGATTACAGCGGCGGGCCCGTCCCGGATTTACACCGGGTTCCCTTTTAAGCTCTATTGGAGCACCTGAAAATATTATGGGAAATCTACCTGAAAGTTTTCTGCAAGTCAATCTCATCTCTCACATGGAAAGATAACTTCAGGCATTTCCTCCTTGCTAAAAACGAATAGAACTCACGTACTCCATTGAATTTTTTAACTTTATTGGTCCCTGAAAAAAGAGAGAATCTTCAGTGAGAGGGTTTGCTTTAAGGAGCCATAGATATGAAGAGCCTGAAGGAGAAATCCTTCGGGCTTTTTTTGTTTTACGCCTACATCCTCCCCTCTCCCATATCCAACAGAATCGAATTGACTGGATATCTCAAAAGTTTTGCGCTAAACATATACAGATCTACGTGAACCCGTAAACCCTCTCTTGTGATTGAACGTTATGAAAGCACGCATTAAAGAACTTCTGGGAACCGAGCCGAGTGAGCAGCAAGTCGTCATAGAGGGCTGGGTACGAACCTGCCGGGACTCCGGCAGCCTCTGCTTTATCGAACTCACAGACGGTTCCTGCCTATCTGGAATACAAGTGATCGCCGAATCAGCGTTGAAAAATTACGTCGATGAAATCCGACATATCAGCACCGGCACAGCTGTCAAGGCCATGGGCACCCTGGTGGAATCACCAGCCAAAGGCCAGGCCGTAGAAATCCAGGCAGAAAGCATTGAGGTGCTCGGCCCAGCAGACCCAAGCAGCTACCCCTTACAAAAGAAGCGACACAGCTTCGAGTTCCTGCGCTCCATCAGCCATCTGCGTCCACGCACCAATGCCTTGGGCGCCGTTGCCCGCATTCGCTCCGAGCTTAATTTTGCTATTCATCGTTTTTTCCGGGATCAAGGATTCTTTGAGGTACATACACCAATCATCACCACCTCGGACTGCGAAGGGGCCGGTGAAATGTTCACCGTCACAGCTCTATCCGATAAGGAATTGGGGAAAGAAAACCCCTTTGCCCAGGATTTTTTTGGCCGCAAAGCCGGGCTGACGGTCAGCGGACAGTTACAGGCAGAAATTTATGCGCTCTCCCATGGGCGAGTCTACACCTTCGGTCCCACCTTTCGCGCAGAAAATTCAAATACTAGCCGCCATCTCGCTGAGTTCTGGATGTTGGAGCCGGAGATGGCCTTTTGCGATCTGGACGGCGACATGGACGTTGCCGAGGCCCTGATTCAGGATTTGATCAGCACTGTGCTGAAAAACTGCGCAGATGACCTTGACCTCTTCAACCGATTCATCAGCAAGGGACTCATTAAAAAGCTGGAAACGGTATGTCAACATGCCTTTACCCGCATGACCTATAGCCAGGCGATCCAAGAGCTGGAGGGAGCGAAACAGCAATTTGAATATCCTGTTGCCTGGGGAACTGATCTTCAGGCGGAACATGAACGCTTTCTCTGCGAAGAGGTTGCAGGTAGGCCGGTGATTGTGACCAATTACCCCAAGACCATCAAGCCCTTTTATATGCGCCAGAATGAGGACGACAAGACCGTTGCAGCAATGGATATCCTGGTGCCGGGTATCGGCGAATTGGTAGGCGGCAGCCAACGGGAGGAACGGCTGGATCTCTTAATAACCCGTATGCAAGAGGACGGGCATGATCTGGAAGAATACAGCTGGTACCTGGACCTGCGTAGGTACGGTTCTGTGCCCCATTCCGGCTTTGGTCTCGGCTTTGAACGACTGGTTCAGTTCGTCACCGGCATGAGCAATATCCGGGACGTGATCCCCTTCCCGAGGACACCGGGCAATGCGCCCTGCTGATCAATAAACAGCAATACAGGGTGACACAAGGGTGACCTCTTATGGTATAAACGAGGGGTGTAAATCTTGAGGTTTTATCTGCACCGGCTGAGATCCATCCTTTTCTGGGCAAGGCTTACAGTCCACGGTATAACAACAACGATAGGCATCTGAACAGCAAGCACAAGTTTCCATAATTTTTTCAAAAATAAACTTGGTTTCTTTTCTTTTTTCAAGCAGGCCTGCACCGCACATCTTAACAGCAGCGGTTTTTTCTTCCATCCTTTTAAGGACATGAATGGCATCGGTGTAGATATCTTCAGTTGCCAAGGCAGCAGAGGCACTGAATAGAAAAAAAAAGCCCACAAGGCTGGCAACAGTTGTTCTTCTTATCATACTTCCTCTCCCCTTCCAGGTTCTCTTTCAAGAAATCCTCGTACGTTATATCGAAATGATACAACGCCAAACAAAAAGGTCAATATGTTTTCATGCTCTTCACAAACAGAAGACATTCAAATCTCATTGCGCTACAATAAAAAAAATCTTCTTTCTATTTTCCTATAGTATCAAAAGGATACATATTGCCAAAAATGTTACTGCAAAGTATGATACGCAGAAACAAAGAGAGGCAACACTCCCCATACGAGGTGAAGCATGATCACGCAACTGGCAAGCGCCGTTCACCACAGGATATGTTATTGCCCGGTCACCAACAAGGCAGTAGAGATCAGAGTCAGAGAGGTTGAAACCATCAAACGAGGCAACAGCAAGCAAGGGAGCATCAGAATTCTCTCCCGGACACTTGAAGATTGCTCAGGAATAAGTGAGTGCGGAATAATCAGAACAGTTTACGGAGGAAGTTTTATCGTTGACTGGCAGGACTGCCTCCTCAATTCATCATTACAGACAGGACGCCAAGTGTGGAATTCCCGCCTGCCGACCTCATCCTCCTTAACAGCCTTTACACACTAAAAAAAGGGACGGGCAACAGACGGATGCAATGCAGCGTATCCCTTTTGAAAAAACGAAATACACGAAGTATCAAGGGGACAACGCTTTACAGCCGCCCAATGGCTTAAAAACAGAGAAACATCGATCTCTTAATGTGTTATGACACTGATAGCGTCTTCCGGGCAGATATTAATACAGAGATCACACTCAATGCATTTTTCTTTGTGAACATGGACGGGGCTGCCGTTCACCAGTTGGAACACTTCTTCAGGGCACACTTCAACACACTCTCGACAGT from Candidatus Electrothrix communis encodes the following:
- the asnS gene encoding asparagine--tRNA ligase, producing the protein MKARIKELLGTEPSEQQVVIEGWVRTCRDSGSLCFIELTDGSCLSGIQVIAESALKNYVDEIRHISTGTAVKAMGTLVESPAKGQAVEIQAESIEVLGPADPSSYPLQKKRHSFEFLRSISHLRPRTNALGAVARIRSELNFAIHRFFRDQGFFEVHTPIITTSDCEGAGEMFTVTALSDKELGKENPFAQDFFGRKAGLTVSGQLQAEIYALSHGRVYTFGPTFRAENSNTSRHLAEFWMLEPEMAFCDLDGDMDVAEALIQDLISTVLKNCADDLDLFNRFISKGLIKKLETVCQHAFTRMTYSQAIQELEGAKQQFEYPVAWGTDLQAEHERFLCEEVAGRPVIVTNYPKTIKPFYMRQNEDDKTVAAMDILVPGIGELVGGSQREERLDLLITRMQEDGHDLEEYSWYLDLRRYGSVPHSGFGLGFERLVQFVTGMSNIRDVIPFPRTPGNAPC
- the cobI gene encoding precorrin-2 C(20)-methyltransferase is translated as MKGTFYVIGVGPGDPELLTLRAARTLEKCQVWLTPAARKNGESTALAIASGAVSVAGKEILTHHFPMKKVHMGETPDPEVKEAWEQVVALITTELKAGRDVAMPTLGDPAVYSTGFYVCQTLLEQNPQAVVEIVPGISAIGATSAAAGMPLCLGDDQLAVIPAIFESTKIREILIQFDAVVFMKVHKSMDRLVPLLEELDLLDKAVLVERTSMTDQRVRRDLKAAMGEKLHYFSTMIVRKS
- the cobM gene encoding precorrin-4 C(11)-methyltransferase, translating into MSQKNSIHFVGAGPGDPELITVKGQRLLAEADLVIYTGSLVPKVLVQNLKGEIHNSAGLHLDEVLALMIPAYKAGKKVVRLHTGDPAIYGAINEQIAELVKEGIPFRVIPGVSSTTATAASLATQLTLPEISQTIIVTRRAGRTPMPEKEDLVSLARHQATMLILLSINMIEDVVQDLRAGGYPAETPVCVVEKVSWPDERQLRGTLADIAGQVKEASITKTAIIAVGKVLAQAPPPVLSKLYDKHFSHGFREGSSPS
- the cobJ gene encoding precorrin-3B C(17)-methyltransferase → MTNISVMVSGKVPLHHEDGKEGLLSFVRHHQWHIDFFSKKEINGVTNIETSHAALKAVGGHRRGRTLRPAQCWYNSTAQQETKMAEHKAKHNNGSNRGTLYVVGTGPGSLKHMTPAAGEALKKADIIVGYKTYLDLIPGYLEGKEVLASQMMKEVDRCRKSLELARNGQKVALVCGGDPGIYAMAGLVFEMAEEHDSDCNIEIIPGIAAVNGCAARLGAPLMHDFAAVSLSDLLTPLELIKKRLEAVASADFVVAIYNPKSKKRTEQIKIAQEIFLKYRDPKTPVGIVTAATRDNETITLTTLADMLSCEIGMQSTVMIGNSQTYIWNEKMITPRGYSGKYEL
- a CDS encoding precorrin-8X methylmutase; its protein translation is MSVTIQNIAPTEIEAESFRIIAKEIGDHNFDSATFKVVQRVIHATGDFNFAENLRFQSQALSRAMEVIRAGENILTDVNMVAAGISKGMLVSFGGSVSCLVADEEVARIAKESTRTRSEVAIEKGIEAGVGIIAIGNAPTALLKAMELLADMTPEARPLVIGVPVGFVNAAESKALLAEKEYPFITSLGRKGGSPVAAAICNALIHLAKEA